One Amorphoplanes digitatis genomic window carries:
- a CDS encoding sugar ABC transporter permease, which yields MSNLQPGLGPEVSEPSTAGHVEVGSPTTISAGVQVVKPTLASHLHDYWGRVRGGDIGSLPAILGLIVLCLIFGIARPTFFSALNFANLFSQGAAVTLIAMGLVFVLLLGEIDLSAGYASGVCGAVMAILLTDHGWQWYTAIPAALATGLVIGFILGFLVSKVGIPSFVVTLAAFLAFQGILLVLLSGGKNISIRDPFVLALANKNMTVAVSWILAIAAVAGYALVEFAQVRSRATRGLVTDPIGVVLARIGGLAILLFSAVAVLTQERSINPLISGSVKGVPIVAPIIAVFLIVWTFILGRTTYGRHVYAVGGNKEAARRAGIPVDRIRISVFVIGSFMAAVGGIIAASRANSVDPNSGGSNVLLYAVGAAVIGGTSLFGGKGRVMDAVIGGAVIAVIDNGMGLMGYSSGVKFIVTGLILLLAASVDALSRRRAAATGNR from the coding sequence ATGAGCAATCTTCAACCCGGCCTCGGCCCAGAGGTGTCCGAGCCGTCGACCGCCGGCCACGTCGAAGTGGGCTCGCCGACCACGATCAGCGCCGGCGTCCAGGTGGTCAAGCCGACCCTCGCTAGCCACCTGCACGACTACTGGGGCCGGGTACGCGGCGGCGACATCGGCAGCCTGCCCGCCATCCTCGGGCTGATCGTGCTCTGCCTGATCTTCGGCATCGCCCGCCCCACCTTCTTCAGCGCCCTCAACTTCGCCAACCTGTTCTCCCAGGGCGCCGCGGTCACCCTGATCGCGATGGGCCTGGTCTTCGTCCTGCTGCTGGGCGAAATCGACCTCTCCGCCGGCTACGCCAGCGGCGTCTGCGGCGCGGTGATGGCGATCCTGCTGACCGATCACGGCTGGCAGTGGTACACCGCCATCCCCGCCGCCCTGGCCACCGGTCTGGTCATCGGCTTCATCCTCGGCTTCCTGGTCTCCAAGGTCGGTATCCCGTCGTTCGTGGTCACCCTCGCCGCGTTCCTCGCCTTCCAAGGCATCCTGCTGGTCCTGCTCAGCGGCGGTAAGAACATCTCCATCCGCGACCCGTTCGTGCTGGCCCTGGCCAACAAGAACATGACCGTGGCGGTCAGCTGGATCCTCGCCATCGCCGCCGTCGCCGGCTACGCCCTGGTCGAATTCGCCCAGGTCCGCAGCCGCGCCACCCGCGGCCTGGTCACCGACCCCATCGGCGTCGTGCTGGCCCGCATCGGCGGCCTCGCCATCCTGTTGTTCTCCGCGGTCGCGGTCCTCACCCAGGAACGCAGCATCAACCCGCTGATCAGCGGCTCGGTCAAGGGCGTACCCATCGTCGCCCCGATCATCGCGGTCTTCCTGATCGTCTGGACCTTCATCCTGGGCCGGACCACCTACGGCCGACACGTGTACGCGGTAGGCGGCAACAAGGAAGCCGCGCGCCGTGCCGGTATCCCCGTCGACCGGATCCGCATCTCCGTGTTCGTCATCGGCTCCTTCATGGCGGCGGTCGGCGGCATCATCGCGGCCAGCCGCGCCAACTCCGTCGACCCGAACTCCGGCGGCAGCAACGTCCTGCTCTACGCCGTCGGCGCCGCCGTCATCGGCGGCACCAGCCTCTTCGGCGGCAAAGGCCGCGTCATGGACGCCGTCATCGGCGGCGCCGTCATCGCGGTCATCGACAACGGCATGGGCCTGATGGGCTACAGCTCCGGCGTCAAATTCATCGTGACCGGCCTCATCCTGCTGCTGGCCGCAAGCGTCGACGCCCTCTCACGCCGCAGAGCGGCAGCCACCGGCAACCGATGA
- a CDS encoding response regulator transcription factor: MPESGPDERLLRVLIADDHPIFLAGMQLTLESYPGLRCVAAVTTGAQAVRVALAERPDVAVLDINMPDLSGVVVARAIAADAPGVGLLMLTMLDDDESVFAALRAGARGYLLKGSTPDEVVAAIRGVAAGGAIFGPSIAARIVDYFTAGPAVSRGEAAGGAAALPALSERERQVLTFLADGESNPAIAGRLNLSPKTVRNHVSTILAKLHVADRRQAMLRARDAGLGSPRAG; the protein is encoded by the coding sequence GTGCCCGAGAGCGGCCCGGACGAACGCCTCCTACGCGTACTGATCGCCGACGACCACCCCATCTTTCTTGCCGGGATGCAGTTGACCCTGGAGAGTTACCCGGGTCTGAGGTGTGTCGCGGCGGTGACCACCGGCGCGCAGGCCGTACGGGTCGCGCTCGCCGAGCGTCCGGATGTGGCCGTGCTGGACATCAACATGCCTGATCTGTCCGGTGTGGTGGTTGCCCGGGCGATCGCCGCGGACGCGCCCGGTGTCGGTCTGCTGATGCTGACCATGCTCGACGACGACGAGTCGGTGTTCGCGGCGTTGCGGGCGGGTGCCCGCGGCTACCTGCTCAAGGGGTCGACCCCGGACGAGGTCGTCGCGGCGATCCGGGGCGTGGCGGCCGGCGGTGCCATCTTCGGGCCGAGCATCGCCGCGCGCATCGTCGACTACTTCACCGCGGGCCCGGCGGTGTCCCGCGGCGAGGCGGCCGGCGGGGCGGCGGCGTTGCCCGCGCTGTCCGAGCGCGAGCGGCAGGTACTGACGTTCCTCGCCGACGGCGAGTCGAATCCGGCGATCGCCGGCCGGCTCAATCTGAGCCCGAAGACCGTGCGCAATCATGTGTCGACCATTCTCGCCAAACTGCACGTCGCCGATCGACGCCAGGCGATGCTGCGCGCCCGCGACGCTGGCCTCGGCTCACCCCGTGCGGGGTGA
- a CDS encoding sensor histidine kinase, producing MADPGTPPTGPRAERAWAVRMVVALAGCVLALGWLWAARAGHPSDGSVVSTASHAWHPGAVEVADAVGTGRALRAGDLVTAVDGRPLTAAAPDGPAPRIGDEVVYDVIRDGSRISVPVTLTDYPFWTLVAHHAAALPYVGMAMLLGSLLIARRPRDPAAIALYSLGVLQFIGYSSSLWYGTQVIDVATGRLWVTTVAEVANCLVWACMLLFVASFPRPWPVLRRRPWLVAGGFALPFLAYAGAVAVMLPGSAGLRRSWLLVSVSVPAAALFPVLVLAALVVSYVLTRDPVERQRMRLISYGVAALATGYLLLGRIPELITGRPLVSWDYFTLMYVPVQLLQGVTILRYRLWDIQIIPRRSLIYGLVTAGLIIVYLGAAAGISASLDAELHPVPVLIALVMALSFSAARTSLRRVVSRLVYGEREDPYEVLRQLGQRLGSAESAEVVLNQLVATLVRTLRLSHAAVEMPGLDLVSSGHGRPGPTPTSIDLVHEGERIGRLVLDPGPDREPFGTSDRRLLQGLAQQVSATAHSLLLAARLQRSLEGKVTTLEEERRRMRREIHDGLGPTIASASMRLELSRSLIRTDPGATDRILAELAEIHRSVIQDIRRLVDGLRPIILDHLGLDAAVREMVASLGGGVRTNLDCALGADRLPASVEVAAYRIVSEALTNVVRHAEASVCDVRIWCAEDIHVEVCDNGRGLPPDYRPGMGLTSIRERCAELGGTATITPHAPTGTRVICRLPIPGSGAHTPTMPADPAVVDKYLPQSR from the coding sequence ATGGCAGACCCCGGCACACCGCCAACCGGTCCGCGCGCCGAGCGCGCCTGGGCCGTACGGATGGTGGTCGCGCTCGCAGGCTGTGTGCTCGCGCTCGGCTGGCTCTGGGCGGCGCGGGCCGGACATCCGTCCGACGGCAGCGTGGTCTCCACCGCGTCACACGCCTGGCACCCGGGCGCCGTCGAGGTCGCCGACGCCGTCGGCACGGGCCGCGCGCTGCGTGCCGGGGATCTCGTGACCGCCGTCGACGGCCGCCCACTGACGGCCGCCGCGCCGGACGGACCGGCACCCCGCATCGGCGACGAGGTCGTCTACGACGTGATACGCGACGGGTCGCGGATCAGCGTGCCCGTGACACTCACCGACTATCCGTTCTGGACGCTCGTCGCACACCACGCCGCCGCCCTGCCGTACGTCGGCATGGCGATGCTGCTCGGGTCGCTGCTCATCGCGCGGCGCCCCCGCGACCCGGCCGCGATCGCGCTGTACAGCCTCGGAGTGCTCCAGTTCATCGGCTACTCGTCCTCGCTCTGGTACGGAACCCAGGTCATCGATGTCGCGACGGGCCGGTTGTGGGTCACCACCGTCGCGGAGGTGGCGAACTGCCTGGTGTGGGCGTGCATGCTGCTGTTCGTCGCCTCGTTCCCCCGGCCGTGGCCCGTGCTGCGCCGGCGGCCGTGGCTGGTCGCGGGCGGGTTCGCCCTGCCGTTCCTCGCCTATGCCGGCGCGGTCGCGGTGATGCTGCCCGGATCGGCCGGCCTGCGGCGGTCCTGGTTGCTCGTGTCGGTATCGGTGCCGGCCGCCGCACTCTTCCCGGTGCTGGTGCTGGCGGCGCTCGTGGTGAGCTACGTGCTCACCCGCGACCCGGTCGAGCGGCAGCGCATGCGGCTGATCAGCTACGGCGTGGCCGCGCTCGCCACCGGGTACCTGCTGCTCGGCCGGATCCCGGAGCTCATCACCGGGCGCCCGCTGGTCAGCTGGGACTACTTCACCCTGATGTATGTGCCGGTGCAGCTGCTACAGGGCGTGACGATCCTGCGCTACCGGTTGTGGGACATCCAGATCATCCCGCGCCGCTCGCTGATATACGGGCTGGTGACCGCCGGCCTCATAATCGTCTACTTAGGAGCCGCCGCCGGCATCAGCGCGAGCCTCGACGCCGAGCTTCACCCCGTGCCCGTGCTCATCGCCCTCGTGATGGCGCTGTCGTTCTCGGCGGCGCGCACCTCGTTGCGCCGCGTGGTCAGCCGGCTCGTCTACGGCGAGCGCGAGGATCCGTACGAGGTGCTGCGACAGCTCGGGCAACGCCTCGGGTCGGCGGAATCCGCCGAGGTGGTGCTGAACCAGCTCGTCGCGACCCTGGTACGGACCCTGCGGCTCTCCCACGCCGCCGTCGAGATGCCCGGCCTGGACCTGGTCTCCAGCGGCCACGGCCGGCCCGGGCCGACGCCGACCTCGATCGATCTCGTCCACGAGGGCGAGCGGATCGGGCGCCTCGTGCTCGATCCCGGGCCCGACCGGGAGCCGTTCGGGACCTCCGACCGCCGCCTGCTCCAGGGGCTGGCCCAACAGGTCAGCGCCACCGCGCACAGCCTGCTGCTCGCGGCACGCCTGCAGCGCTCGCTGGAAGGCAAGGTGACCACGCTCGAAGAGGAACGCCGCCGCATGCGCCGGGAGATCCACGACGGCCTCGGCCCCACCATCGCCTCCGCGTCGATGCGCCTAGAACTCAGCCGTTCACTGATCCGCACCGACCCCGGCGCGACCGACCGCATCCTCGCCGAGCTCGCCGAGATCCACCGCTCGGTCATCCAGGACATCCGCCGGCTCGTCGACGGGCTGCGCCCGATCATCCTGGACCACCTCGGCCTGGACGCCGCGGTGCGCGAGATGGTGGCCAGCCTCGGCGGCGGCGTGCGCACGAACCTGGACTGCGCCCTCGGCGCCGACCGCCTGCCGGCGTCGGTCGAGGTCGCCGCCTACCGCATCGTCTCCGAGGCCCTCACGAACGTCGTACGCCACGCCGAGGCATCGGTCTGCGACGTGCGCATCTGGTGCGCCGAGGACATCCACGTCGAGGTATGCGACAACGGCCGCGGGCTGCCGCCGGACTACCGCCCCGGCATGGGCCTGACGAGCATCAGGGAACGCTGCGCCGAACTCGGCGGCACCGCCACGATCACCCCGCACGCGCCGACCGGCACCCGAGTGATCTGCCGACTGCCCATTCCGGGCTCCGGCGCGCACACACCCACGATGCCGGCGGATCCAGCGGTGGTAGACAAATACCTACCGCAAAGTCGCTGA
- a CDS encoding RHS repeat-associated core domain-containing protein, with translation MEEEVVDPVSSRYRTVARGILTAGLSVALSVWAGGAAPAFADVSKPAKLTAEKTRSVSPGKAKKAKKAPADPAAAAAVESAPPVDWPVASDATVSLASALSGSANSGVRVGATPVSVGVPTTPGKRGATLSAGAKAAVPSSVRVKVLDHATAQKRGHALMLEVGRADGKADAGKVNVFVDYGKFREAYGAGWADRIRLVELPACATTTPADASCQPITLPSANDTATSTVTATVELAPAGPAGATEAAPTARALAAGGAVSTLALTAGPSGSAGDFTATPLKASSTWSGGSPSGDFTWSYPLRVPPLATGPRPDMALKYSSQSVDGQMASSNNQPGWIGEGFSYHPGSITRSYKACADDMGGTATNKTKTGDLCFGSWNATLSMPGHSGELIRDDTDGHYSLKDDDGSKVERLTGATNGANGGEYWKITTSDGTQYFFGLNRIAGWATGNPTTNSAFTVPVFGNNPGEPCYNATFASAACNQAWQWNLDYVVDTHAGTMSLWYTQETGKYAKNLTSSSIASYTRGGYLTRIDYGTDQRTSGKDSDLSTTKAPYKVDFAVADRCVTPGSTCTSSTPNNWPDVPWDQNCTSTTSCTDYSPTFWSQKRLDNVQTSVWNASTTAYDAVEKWTLHQTYPDPGDTTRAGLWLSSISHSGLYGSTVTLPDVKFAGIQLQNRVDTATDNTPKMNWWRISSITTETGDLIGVSYSTPDCTAGSTPAPDSNKSRCYPGYWTRAGETKPRIDWFHKYVVTAISENDQTGGAQRVFTSYTYGTPAWHYDEDNGLVPESRKTWGDWRGYDWVTTTVGDTGDPQTSTKVHYFQGMNGDKTSTGTRSVQVTDSTGTKVDDEDMYAGMKRESFTYNGPGGAEVSGVIEDPWKSAAIATRTVNGFTVSAYRTGTAATRSRVALDGGRGARRTESVYTFDGYGMPTQVWNKGDLAVTGDDTCEITTYNRNTTANILETVGRIQKYAKPCGTNPASQDDVISDVENSFDNQAYGTAPTKGNITKVQTAKVWTSATNITWLTTSASVYDALGRVTDATDVRGNHTLTAYTPATGGPVTSVKMTQNPLGWTTTTELAPGYGLTTGAVDENNKRTDTTFDGLGRQTAVWSPTRAKATQTANSTFDYQISQTAPSVVTTKVLNAVGNYVPTYNFYDGLLRPRQVQEIAPGGGRTVTDTFYNSVDETVKTSGPYYNGAAPGTTLFPTPIDQNVPMQTVTAFDGARREINTSVLSMGITQRHTTTVYGGDHTDVTPVADVEPASAGTPTSTITDALGRTVETRQYPGTTVSGTQYNSTKYGFNQKGENTTVTDSAGNQRSYRYDLLGRKISSADPDSGTTSATYNDAGDVTSTTDALNQTLSYDYTLPAGYADPRGRKTALWLGAIGTGTKLATWTYDTLAKGRTTSSSRWAGASEYKTAMLGYNHLYQAAGATITIPAAEGALAGTYTFSATYNLDGTVNSESIPATSDLLAETLNYAYDSTTGRAYSLKTNYGGVTKQIVLSTQYTSFGEPAVTTFADSSTAPWAQQALTYDPATRRLAGAKTLKSTASNIVGDVHYTYNAAGDIISSADTPSGGTANTQCYTFDGLHRLTSAWTPNSGECATTPSVAGLGGAAPYWKAWTFDGTGVAGSTGNRLTETTHTAGGDTTVTSAYSQPGHPHGVSATTTTTGGTQTGTASYVYDANGNTTSRPGSRGQQALRWDAENHLSSLTDSSGTHSYVYNADGSRLLARDPSGATLYVGSVQLRLTTSTAAKTAQRYYTFNERAVAQRTAAGVQFLTGDPHGTSLIAIDNTATQAVTKRYQDPYGNSVGTAVAWIGTKTFVGGDQDPTGLEHMGAREYDAGLGRFISRDPVFDATDSQQINGYAYANNNPITKSDPSGLMPIIDAYGSTPYIKPATQYEKPKGSVSGGSSNYARPKPPFIGPVRPAPTFRAKPPLPGQLFYSCATNPWVSDGASGVGKVTDAMTGLEKTRENLEKGLKDLPTKQQRSAALQGRNWMRDEKGALWTLSKGKWAKYGSNIGHGAMIIGAVSTYAEEIEEGKSQGQAITAGAASGLGGWAGAEVGAVWGASLGTMVCPGVGTVIGGVIGGVAGGIAGGYFGQKLVDLSWKHLF, from the coding sequence ATGGAAGAGGAAGTAGTGGACCCAGTGAGTTCGCGCTATCGAACTGTGGCCCGTGGCATTCTCACCGCTGGGCTCAGCGTAGCCCTGAGCGTGTGGGCCGGCGGTGCTGCGCCGGCCTTTGCCGATGTCAGCAAGCCGGCGAAGCTGACCGCGGAAAAGACCCGCAGCGTTTCGCCTGGTAAAGCGAAGAAAGCAAAGAAGGCGCCGGCCGATCCCGCGGCCGCGGCCGCGGTCGAGAGCGCTCCGCCGGTCGACTGGCCGGTCGCCTCAGACGCAACGGTCTCGTTGGCCTCGGCATTGTCGGGCAGCGCCAACTCCGGGGTCCGGGTCGGCGCTACCCCGGTGAGCGTCGGCGTACCTACTACTCCAGGCAAGCGTGGCGCCACGTTGTCGGCGGGTGCCAAGGCGGCTGTCCCGTCGTCGGTGCGCGTCAAAGTCCTTGATCACGCCACGGCTCAGAAGCGCGGGCACGCACTCATGCTCGAGGTGGGCCGCGCCGACGGGAAGGCGGACGCCGGCAAAGTCAATGTGTTCGTGGACTATGGCAAGTTCCGCGAGGCATACGGTGCAGGCTGGGCCGACCGGATACGCCTTGTCGAGTTGCCGGCATGCGCCACAACCACGCCGGCTGACGCGTCCTGCCAGCCGATCACTCTGCCCTCGGCCAACGACACCGCCACCTCCACGGTGACTGCTACCGTCGAGCTCGCCCCCGCCGGCCCGGCCGGAGCGACTGAAGCTGCCCCCACCGCGCGGGCCCTGGCCGCAGGCGGCGCCGTTTCTACGCTGGCGTTGACCGCCGGTCCCTCCGGCTCGGCCGGTGACTTCACCGCTACGCCATTGAAGGCCTCCTCCACCTGGAGCGGCGGCTCGCCGTCCGGCGACTTCACCTGGTCGTACCCGCTGCGCGTGCCGCCGCTCGCCACCGGGCCGCGGCCCGACATGGCGCTGAAGTACTCGTCGCAGTCGGTGGACGGGCAGATGGCTTCGTCGAACAACCAGCCCGGCTGGATCGGTGAGGGCTTCTCCTACCACCCCGGATCGATCACACGCAGCTACAAGGCCTGCGCCGACGACATGGGCGGCACGGCCACCAACAAGACCAAGACCGGCGATCTCTGCTTCGGTAGCTGGAACGCGACACTGTCGATGCCGGGCCACTCGGGCGAACTGATTCGCGACGACACCGACGGGCACTACTCGCTCAAGGACGACGACGGCTCCAAGGTGGAACGGCTGACCGGCGCCACCAACGGCGCCAACGGCGGCGAATACTGGAAGATCACGACGTCGGACGGCACCCAGTACTTCTTCGGACTCAACCGCATCGCCGGTTGGGCAACCGGGAACCCGACCACCAACTCGGCATTCACGGTGCCGGTGTTCGGCAACAACCCCGGCGAACCGTGCTACAACGCCACCTTCGCCTCAGCTGCCTGCAACCAGGCATGGCAATGGAACCTGGACTACGTCGTCGATACGCACGCCGGCACGATGTCGCTGTGGTACACCCAGGAGACCGGCAAGTATGCCAAGAACCTGACCAGCAGCTCGATCGCGTCGTACACGCGCGGCGGTTACCTGACCCGAATCGACTACGGCACCGACCAGCGCACGTCGGGCAAGGACAGCGACCTGTCCACCACCAAGGCTCCCTACAAGGTCGACTTTGCCGTAGCGGACCGCTGCGTGACCCCCGGGTCCACCTGTACCTCGAGCACACCGAACAACTGGCCGGATGTGCCGTGGGATCAGAACTGCACGTCGACCACTTCATGCACTGACTACTCACCGACGTTCTGGTCACAAAAGCGGCTGGACAACGTACAGACTTCTGTCTGGAACGCGTCCACGACCGCCTACGACGCGGTGGAGAAGTGGACGCTGCACCAGACGTATCCCGACCCGGGCGACACGACCCGTGCCGGCCTGTGGTTGTCGTCGATCTCGCATTCGGGCTTGTACGGCAGCACCGTCACACTCCCCGATGTCAAGTTTGCCGGTATCCAGCTGCAGAACCGAGTGGACACCGCAACAGACAACACGCCGAAGATGAACTGGTGGCGGATCTCGTCGATCACCACCGAAACAGGCGACCTGATCGGCGTCAGCTATTCGACCCCGGATTGCACGGCCGGATCCACACCAGCGCCAGACTCGAACAAGTCGCGCTGCTACCCCGGCTACTGGACCCGCGCCGGCGAGACGAAACCCCGGATCGACTGGTTCCACAAGTATGTCGTCACCGCTATCTCAGAGAATGACCAGACCGGCGGCGCTCAGCGCGTCTTCACCTCCTACACCTACGGCACACCAGCTTGGCACTACGACGAGGACAACGGGCTGGTACCGGAATCACGCAAGACCTGGGGTGACTGGCGCGGGTACGACTGGGTCACCACCACCGTCGGTGACACCGGTGACCCGCAGACAAGCACCAAGGTGCACTACTTCCAGGGTATGAACGGCGACAAGACCTCAACCGGAACCCGGTCGGTCCAGGTCACCGACTCGACCGGTACGAAGGTCGACGACGAAGACATGTACGCCGGGATGAAGCGCGAGTCGTTCACCTACAACGGGCCGGGCGGTGCCGAGGTGTCCGGCGTGATCGAAGACCCGTGGAAGTCCGCGGCCATCGCGACTCGGACCGTCAACGGTTTCACCGTGTCGGCCTACCGCACCGGCACCGCGGCCACCCGCTCGCGCGTCGCCCTCGACGGTGGGCGCGGAGCGCGGCGGACCGAGAGCGTCTACACGTTCGACGGCTACGGCATGCCGACGCAGGTGTGGAACAAGGGTGACCTCGCCGTGACCGGCGACGACACCTGCGAGATCACCACCTACAACCGGAACACCACGGCCAACATCCTGGAGACGGTCGGCCGCATCCAGAAGTACGCCAAGCCCTGCGGCACGAACCCGGCCAGCCAGGACGACGTCATCTCCGACGTCGAGAACAGCTTCGACAACCAGGCGTACGGGACCGCGCCCACCAAGGGCAACATCACCAAGGTGCAGACCGCCAAGGTGTGGACCAGCGCCACCAACATCACCTGGCTGACCACCTCCGCCAGCGTCTATGACGCTCTCGGCCGAGTCACGGACGCCACGGATGTGCGGGGTAATCACACCCTGACCGCATATACGCCGGCCACCGGCGGGCCCGTCACCTCCGTGAAGATGACGCAGAACCCGCTCGGCTGGACGACCACCACCGAGCTCGCGCCCGGCTATGGGCTGACCACCGGTGCGGTCGACGAGAACAACAAGCGGACCGACACCACCTTCGACGGGCTTGGCCGTCAGACCGCGGTCTGGTCGCCGACCCGGGCGAAGGCCACCCAGACCGCCAACTCCACCTTCGACTACCAGATCAGCCAGACGGCACCATCGGTCGTCACCACCAAGGTGCTCAACGCGGTCGGCAACTACGTGCCGACCTACAACTTCTACGACGGGTTGCTTCGGCCACGTCAGGTGCAGGAGATCGCGCCCGGCGGCGGTCGCACCGTCACGGACACCTTCTACAACTCGGTCGACGAGACGGTCAAGACCAGCGGTCCTTACTACAACGGGGCGGCGCCGGGCACGACGCTGTTCCCGACACCCATCGACCAGAACGTTCCCATGCAGACGGTCACCGCGTTCGACGGTGCCCGCCGGGAGATCAACACGTCTGTGCTGTCGATGGGGATCACGCAACGGCACACCACCACGGTGTACGGCGGCGATCACACCGATGTCACCCCGGTTGCTGACGTGGAACCCGCGTCAGCGGGAACTCCGACATCGACGATCACCGACGCGCTCGGCCGAACCGTGGAGACTCGCCAGTACCCGGGCACGACCGTCTCGGGAACGCAGTACAACAGCACGAAGTACGGCTTCAACCAGAAGGGAGAGAACACGACGGTCACCGACAGCGCCGGCAACCAGCGGAGCTACAGGTACGACCTGCTCGGCCGGAAGATCAGCTCTGCGGACCCGGACTCCGGCACGACGTCGGCCACCTACAACGACGCCGGTGACGTCACCAGCACCACCGACGCGTTGAATCAGACGCTGTCGTACGACTACACCCTGCCCGCCGGATACGCCGACCCGAGAGGCCGTAAGACCGCGTTGTGGCTTGGGGCGATCGGCACCGGCACCAAGCTCGCCACCTGGACCTACGACACCCTCGCCAAGGGCCGGACCACGTCGTCGAGCCGTTGGGCCGGCGCGAGCGAGTACAAAACCGCGATGCTCGGCTACAACCACCTCTACCAGGCGGCCGGCGCCACCATCACCATCCCCGCTGCCGAGGGAGCGTTGGCCGGCACCTACACATTCAGCGCGACCTACAACCTCGACGGCACGGTCAACAGCGAAAGCATCCCGGCGACCAGCGATCTGCTCGCCGAGACGCTCAACTACGCCTACGACTCGACCACGGGACGCGCCTACAGCCTGAAGACCAACTACGGTGGCGTCACGAAGCAGATCGTGCTGTCCACCCAGTACACCAGCTTCGGCGAGCCGGCGGTCACGACCTTCGCCGACAGCAGCACGGCGCCGTGGGCGCAGCAAGCGCTGACCTACGACCCCGCAACACGCCGTCTGGCCGGGGCCAAGACCCTCAAGTCGACCGCTTCGAACATCGTCGGCGACGTCCATTACACCTACAACGCGGCCGGCGACATCATCTCGTCCGCTGACACACCCAGCGGCGGCACGGCGAACACCCAGTGCTACACCTTCGACGGGCTCCATAGGCTCACCAGCGCCTGGACGCCGAATTCCGGTGAGTGCGCCACGACGCCATCGGTCGCCGGCCTGGGGGGTGCCGCCCCCTACTGGAAGGCGTGGACCTTCGACGGTACGGGGGTCGCGGGCTCGACCGGCAACCGCCTGACGGAGACGACGCACACCGCCGGCGGCGACACCACTGTCACCTCGGCATACAGCCAGCCTGGTCACCCACATGGTGTCAGCGCGACCACGACCACGACCGGTGGCACTCAGACCGGGACGGCGAGCTACGTCTATGACGCCAACGGCAACACGACCAGCCGCCCGGGCAGCCGGGGTCAGCAGGCCCTGCGCTGGGATGCCGAGAACCACCTCAGCTCCTTGACCGACAGCAGTGGCACGCATTCATACGTCTACAACGCCGATGGCAGCCGTCTGCTCGCGCGCGATCCATCAGGCGCGACGCTGTACGTCGGATCGGTGCAGCTGCGGTTGACCACCAGCACGGCGGCCAAGACGGCGCAGCGGTACTACACCTTCAACGAACGGGCCGTCGCTCAGCGCACCGCCGCAGGCGTGCAATTCCTCACCGGCGACCCGCACGGAACCAGCCTCATCGCAATCGACAATACCGCCACTCAGGCAGTGACCAAGCGATACCAGGACCCGTACGGCAACAGTGTCGGCACCGCGGTCGCCTGGATCGGCACCAAGACCTTCGTCGGCGGAGATCAAGATCCGACGGGGTTGGAACACATGGGTGCCCGCGAATACGACGCAGGTCTCGGCCGATTCATCAGCCGTGACCCCGTCTTCGATGCCACCGACTCCCAGCAGATCAACGGGTACGCCTATGCCAATAACAACCCCATCACCAAGAGTGACCCCTCAGGCTTGATGCCGATCATCGATGCATACGGGTCGACGCCCTACATCAAGCCGGCAACTCAGTACGAGAAGCCAAAGGGATCCGTCAGCGGAGGCTCCAGCAACTACGCGCGACCGAAGCCGCCGTTTATCGGACCCGTGCGGCCGGCGCCGACGTTCCGCGCGAAACCCCCGCTTCCCGGACAGCTGTTCTACAGCTGCGCTACCAATCCCTGGGTCAGCGACGGAGCTTCCGGCGTCGGTAAGGTCACCGACGCCATGACCGGCCTCGAGAAAACCCGAGAGAATCTGGAGAAGGGGCTCAAGGACCTTCCGACGAAGCAGCAGCGCTCGGCCGCACTGCAGGGCCGTAACTGGATGCGAGACGAGAAGGGCGCGCTCTGGACCCTGTCAAAGGGCAAGTGGGCGAAGTACGGCAGCAATATCGGCCATGGTGCGATGATCATCGGTGCCGTCTCCACCTACGCCGAAGAGATCGAGGAAGGCAAATCGCAAGGGCAGGCCATCACGGCTGGTGCTGCTTCAGGCCTTGGTGGTTGGGCTGGTGCTGAGGTCGGTGCCGTCTGGGGTGCATCGCTGGGCACGATGGTCTGCCCGGGCGTGGGCACAGTGATCGGCGGCGTCATCGGTGGCGTGGCCGGTGGCATCGCCGGCGGTTACTTCGGCCAAAAGCTGGTTGACCTGTCCTGGAAGCACCTATTCTGA